One genomic segment of Ignavibacteriota bacterium includes these proteins:
- a CDS encoding MotA/TolQ/ExbB proton channel family protein encodes MSILSMLSKGGWLMIPLFISSIIAVAIIVERYIVIKKSKLNVPAFLVKIRGMLIKEDISSAISYCIEEKSPAANIIKSGLKKYHLGHERVKESIENAGRQEVAKLEKGLSIVATISGIAPLLGFLGTVTGMIQAFMRIQDLQGSANPSDLAGGIWEALITTAVGLAIGIIALAFYNYLTTGINKLILDMEVVSNDVLDIIEETSRGNKVIQEDIEIEL; translated from the coding sequence ATGTCAATATTATCAATGCTTTCAAAAGGCGGATGGTTAATGATTCCGCTGTTTATTAGTTCAATTATTGCGGTGGCTATAATTGTTGAAAGATATATTGTAATTAAAAAATCAAAATTAAACGTTCCGGCTTTTTTAGTTAAGATAAGAGGAATGTTGATAAAGGAAGATATTTCCAGTGCAATAAGTTATTGTATCGAAGAAAAATCACCGGCGGCAAATATTATAAAAAGCGGATTAAAAAAATATCATTTAGGTCACGAAAGAGTTAAAGAATCTATTGAAAATGCCGGAAGACAAGAAGTTGCTAAATTAGAAAAAGGATTATCAATCGTTGCAACAATTTCTGGTATTGCACCTCTTTTAGGATTTTTAGGAACGGTAACCGGAATGATTCAAGCTTTTATGCGAATTCAAGATTTGCAAGGTTCTGCTAATCCAAGTGATTTAGCCGGCGGAATTTGGGAAGCACTAATTACAACTGCCGTTGGTTTGGCAATAGGAATTATTGCATTGGCATTTTATAATTATTTAACAACCGGAATAAATAAATTAATTCTTGATATGGAAGTAGTTTCAAATGATGTTCTTGATATTATTGAAGAAACAAGCAGAGGAAATAAAGTTATTCAAGAAGATATTGAAATAGAACTATAG
- a CDS encoding DUF4199 family protein yields MKKYLPALVAGFSAGVLHIVPIAKSLTCCLIVPVASFFAITLAAKSENINGNFNLKRGAILGLLTGLFAALFGSFFDLFITFLTRNNDILDSFNELNTMVDSFPVAQEIKDEVLRLMQTVADSIKEKGFSSLYTISIIFNNLIVDSIFGLIGGLVGTKYYNSKNSGIKL; encoded by the coding sequence TTGAAAAAATATTTGCCTGCATTGGTCGCGGGATTTTCAGCCGGAGTTTTACACATTGTGCCAATTGCAAAATCATTAACGTGCTGTTTGATAGTTCCGGTAGCATCTTTTTTTGCGATAACTTTAGCAGCAAAATCAGAAAACATAAATGGAAATTTTAATCTTAAGCGTGGAGCAATTTTAGGATTATTGACCGGTTTATTCGCTGCATTATTCGGAAGTTTCTTTGATCTTTTTATAACATTTTTAACAAGAAACAATGATATTTTAGATTCATTTAACGAACTTAACACAATGGTGGATAGTTTTCCGGTAGCGCAAGAAATAAAAGATGAAGTTTTAAGATTAATGCAAACTGTTGCTGATTCAATAAAAGAAAAAGGATTTTCATCATTATATACAATTTCAATAATTTTTAATAATTTAATTGTTGATTCTATCTTTGGATTAATTGGCGGATTAGTTGGCACTAAATATTATAATTCTAAAAACTCGGGAATAAAATTATGA
- a CDS encoding biopolymer transporter ExbD, whose amino-acid sequence MKFETKEKPLSSFNFSSLTDIVFLLLIFFLLSSQFVIQTGVKVKLPASKMNEQSMPTKLIVSITEEKEVYVGSEKTDISSVALKLGDLMQTITENNLVIRADKTVNIDLVIQVIDAAKAVGIEKFTIETEKQSF is encoded by the coding sequence ATGAAATTTGAAACAAAAGAAAAACCGTTAAGCTCATTTAACTTTTCATCTTTAACAGATATAGTTTTTTTACTTTTAATCTTCTTTTTACTTTCTTCACAATTTGTAATTCAAACCGGAGTTAAAGTAAAATTGCCAGCTTCAAAAATGAATGAACAAAGTATGCCGACCAAACTTATTGTATCTATTACGGAAGAAAAAGAAGTTTATGTTGGAAGCGAAAAAACGGATATAAGTTCGGTTGCATTAAAATTGGGCGACTTAATGCAAACTATAACAGAAAACAATTTGGTAATTCGTGCAGATAAAACAGTTAATATAGATTTAGTCATTCAAGTTATAGATGCAGCAAAAGCAGTTGGAATAGAAAAATTTACAATCGAAACAGAGAAACAATCATTTTGA